One part of the Polycyclovorans algicola TG408 genome encodes these proteins:
- a CDS encoding acetyl-CoA carboxylase carboxyltransferase subunit alpha yields MKPTYLDFEQPIAELDQRIEDLRFSTAGRGVDLNEEITRLEAKSRELTVQIFGNLTPWQVAQVARHPQRPYSLDYLQHLFTDWEELHGDRHFRDDPSMICGVARFEGRACVVLGQQKGRDAKERVYRNFGMPKPEGYRKALRLMQLAERFHLPIFTFIDTPGAYPGIGAEERNQSEAIARNLFEMARLRTPIIATVIGEGGSGGALAIGVADHVIMLSNSIYSVISPEGCASILFKSAARAPEAAEAMKITAQDLLGHKLIDEIVPEPLGGAHRDVPATMDALRTRISAAFESLRATPMTQLAERRHQRLMSFGAFELVPA; encoded by the coding sequence ATGAAACCAACCTACCTCGACTTCGAACAGCCCATCGCCGAATTGGATCAGCGGATCGAGGATCTGCGCTTTTCGACCGCCGGTCGCGGCGTTGACCTCAACGAAGAGATCACCCGGCTGGAAGCCAAGAGCCGCGAACTGACGGTGCAGATCTTCGGTAACTTGACGCCTTGGCAGGTCGCTCAGGTCGCACGGCATCCGCAGCGTCCTTACTCGCTGGACTACCTGCAGCATCTGTTCACCGACTGGGAAGAACTACACGGCGACCGGCATTTTCGCGACGACCCCAGCATGATTTGCGGTGTCGCCCGCTTCGAGGGCCGCGCCTGTGTGGTGCTCGGTCAACAGAAGGGTCGCGATGCCAAGGAGCGTGTGTATCGCAATTTCGGCATGCCCAAGCCCGAGGGTTACCGCAAGGCGCTGCGCCTGATGCAGCTGGCCGAGCGTTTTCACTTGCCCATTTTCACGTTCATCGACACCCCGGGCGCTTACCCTGGCATCGGTGCCGAAGAGCGCAACCAGTCCGAGGCCATTGCCCGCAACCTGTTCGAGATGGCGCGTCTGCGCACGCCCATCATCGCTACCGTTATTGGCGAGGGCGGCTCCGGCGGTGCGCTGGCCATCGGCGTGGCCGATCACGTGATCATGCTCAGCAACAGTATCTACTCGGTGATCTCGCCCGAAGGCTGTGCGTCGATCCTGTTCAAGAGCGCGGCCCGCGCGCCCGAGGCCGCCGAGGCGATGAAGATCACCGCCCAAGATCTGCTGGGGCACAAACTCATTGACGAAATCGTGCCCGAGCCCCTGGGGGGCGCGCACCGCGACGTGCCGGCCACCATGGACGCGCTGCGCACGCGGATCAGCGCGGCCTTCGAAAGCCTGCGCGCCACGCCGATGACCCAGCTCGCCGAGCGGCGCCACCAGCGATTGATGAGCTTCGGCGCCTTCGAGCTGGTCCCGGCCTGA
- the dnaE gene encoding DNA polymerase III subunit alpha yields the protein MTSFVHLRLHTEYALTDGTVRVEPPKRKGGGQGDTLLTKAAALGFVAVAVTDPSNVYATVKFYKGAEAVGIKPVVGCDLWLAPEVANDAPERLTVLVQDDAGFTNLSALLSAAHIEGQTRGRACVSRARLAQHHAGLIALTGRDGGVFRAAAADQVGPALAALDELQALFGDRLYLDICRCDRPGDEDWVQQAVALSRLRSVPVVATNDVRFLTRDDFASHEARVCIAEGRVLADPKRPRPFTAEQYLKSPEEMAERFADLPEALANSVHIARRCNLTLTFGTYHLPNFPVPDGRAPDAYLRSQAEEGLAERFPNGLPEGREDEYRQRLDYELGIIEKMGFAGYFLVVADFIQWAKDNGCPVGPGRGSGAGSLVAYAIRITDLDPLPFNLLFERFLNPERVSMPDFDIDFCMDNRDRVIQYVAERYGRDRVGQIITYATMAARGVVRDVCRVLGHGYGFGDRLAKLIPGTPGATLADALDEVPELKQAYAQDDETRQVLDLALSLEGVTRGVGVHAGGVVIAPEPLTRYCPLYCEAGGGGLRTQFDMKDLETIGLVKFDFLGLKTLTVIEEAVQTIARNGPQLDMLQIPIDDAETYTLYASGETSAVFQMESPGMQKAARDLKPDCFEDIVALVSLYRPGPMDLIPEYCARKRGDSPVEYLHPEMEPVLNPTYGIFVYQEQVMQMSQRMAGYTLGGADLLRRAMGKKKADEMATQRAIFEQGSAQRGIPPEIATGVFDLMEKFANYGFNKSHAAAYALVSYQTAWLKQHYPAEFMAAVLSCEMAHTETIVLMREEGLRMKLDMLPPDINRSEIRFSVPGPRQVRYGLGAIRGVGEGALEAMLAARAEGGPFTNLFDFCRRIDLKRANKRVLEALIGSGSLDGLGLNRASLLATLPAAIGMAEQAADAADSGQVDLFGGGDAAHVPVVAATEVDDFNERQRLEKERETLGFYLSGHPIDAYRNLVDKVCSGRLRELLDAQGAPPTPGPDGKTAWQPRTRVMFAAWVTDLRFFKGDVSADGRGGRASYKVTLDDQGAQISVWVDAERWPAYQHRVKVDKLVFTVAEIGHSPAREGRESEPRLYNPEFFTLDQIYADHAQRLTLRWRRAAGEVVALRRVLSDARDPAGVPLSVEVDLPVGTATLDLPREWHLRLTDALMQSLVSWLGEDAVEISYRAYVAPVVEGRRQRNASFVAADDEE from the coding sequence ATGACCAGCTTCGTCCACCTGCGGCTGCACACCGAGTACGCGCTGACCGACGGCACGGTTCGTGTGGAGCCACCCAAGCGCAAGGGCGGTGGACAGGGCGACACCCTGCTGACCAAGGCTGCGGCATTGGGCTTCGTGGCGGTCGCGGTCACCGATCCGAGCAATGTCTATGCCACCGTCAAGTTCTACAAGGGCGCCGAAGCGGTCGGCATCAAACCGGTGGTGGGCTGCGATCTGTGGCTTGCGCCGGAAGTGGCCAACGATGCGCCCGAGCGGCTGACCGTGCTGGTCCAGGACGATGCCGGGTTTACCAACCTGTCGGCGCTGCTCTCGGCCGCCCACATCGAGGGCCAGACGCGCGGCCGTGCCTGCGTCAGCCGTGCTCGGTTGGCGCAGCATCACGCCGGATTGATTGCACTCACCGGCCGTGATGGCGGGGTGTTTCGCGCCGCCGCCGCCGACCAGGTGGGCCCGGCGTTGGCGGCCCTCGATGAACTGCAGGCACTGTTTGGCGACCGGCTGTACCTCGACATCTGCCGCTGTGACCGGCCGGGCGATGAAGACTGGGTGCAGCAGGCGGTGGCGCTGTCGCGGCTGCGCAGCGTGCCGGTGGTGGCGACCAATGACGTTCGCTTTCTCACCCGAGACGATTTTGCATCACACGAGGCGCGCGTCTGCATCGCCGAGGGTCGCGTGCTCGCCGACCCGAAACGGCCGCGCCCCTTTACCGCCGAGCAGTACCTCAAGTCACCCGAGGAAATGGCCGAGCGTTTCGCCGACCTGCCGGAAGCGCTTGCCAACAGCGTGCACATCGCCCGGCGCTGCAACCTGACGTTGACGTTTGGCACCTACCACCTGCCCAATTTTCCGGTGCCGGACGGTCGGGCGCCCGACGCCTACCTGCGCAGCCAGGCCGAAGAAGGGCTGGCCGAACGTTTTCCCAATGGCTTGCCCGAAGGTCGCGAGGACGAGTACCGCCAACGGCTCGACTACGAGCTGGGCATCATCGAGAAAATGGGGTTTGCCGGCTACTTTCTGGTGGTGGCCGACTTCATCCAGTGGGCCAAGGACAACGGTTGCCCGGTGGGCCCAGGGCGCGGCTCGGGTGCCGGTTCGCTGGTCGCCTACGCGATTCGCATCACCGACCTTGATCCGTTGCCGTTCAACCTGCTGTTCGAGCGCTTCTTGAACCCCGAGCGTGTGTCGATGCCTGACTTCGACATCGACTTCTGCATGGACAACCGCGACCGGGTCATCCAGTACGTGGCCGAGCGCTACGGTCGTGACCGGGTCGGGCAGATCATCACTTACGCCACCATGGCCGCGCGTGGCGTGGTGCGTGACGTATGCCGCGTGCTGGGCCACGGCTATGGGTTTGGCGACCGACTGGCCAAGCTCATTCCCGGCACGCCGGGCGCGACGCTGGCGGACGCGCTCGACGAGGTGCCGGAGCTCAAGCAGGCTTACGCTCAGGACGACGAAACTCGGCAGGTGCTCGACCTCGCCCTGTCACTTGAGGGCGTGACCCGCGGTGTTGGCGTGCACGCCGGTGGTGTGGTGATTGCGCCCGAGCCGCTGACCCGCTACTGCCCGCTGTACTGCGAAGCCGGTGGCGGCGGCCTGCGCACCCAGTTCGACATGAAAGACCTGGAAACCATCGGGCTGGTCAAGTTCGACTTTCTGGGGCTGAAAACCCTCACCGTCATTGAAGAGGCCGTGCAAACCATTGCCCGCAACGGTCCGCAGCTCGACATGCTGCAGATTCCCATCGATGACGCCGAAACGTACACGCTCTACGCCAGTGGCGAGACTTCAGCGGTGTTTCAGATGGAATCGCCGGGCATGCAAAAGGCCGCGCGCGACCTCAAGCCGGACTGCTTCGAAGACATCGTCGCGCTGGTGTCGCTGTACCGGCCCGGACCCATGGACCTGATTCCCGAGTACTGCGCGCGCAAGCGCGGCGACTCGCCGGTGGAATATCTGCACCCCGAGATGGAGCCGGTACTCAATCCCACCTACGGCATCTTCGTTTACCAGGAACAGGTCATGCAGATGTCACAACGCATGGCCGGCTACACCCTGGGCGGCGCCGACCTGCTGCGGCGTGCCATGGGCAAGAAGAAGGCTGACGAAATGGCCACCCAGCGTGCGATCTTCGAGCAGGGTTCGGCGCAGCGCGGCATCCCGCCTGAAATCGCCACCGGCGTCTTCGATCTGATGGAAAAATTTGCCAACTACGGCTTCAACAAGTCGCACGCGGCGGCTTACGCGCTGGTCAGTTACCAGACCGCGTGGCTCAAGCAGCACTACCCGGCCGAGTTCATGGCGGCGGTGTTGTCCTGCGAAATGGCGCACACCGAAACCATCGTGCTGATGCGCGAAGAAGGGCTGCGCATGAAACTCGACATGCTGCCGCCCGACATCAACCGCAGCGAGATCCGCTTTTCGGTGCCCGGCCCGCGGCAGGTGCGCTACGGCCTCGGGGCCATTCGCGGCGTTGGTGAAGGGGCACTGGAGGCAATGCTTGCCGCGCGTGCCGAAGGCGGACCGTTCACCAACCTCTTCGACTTTTGTCGCCGTATCGATCTCAAGCGCGCCAACAAGCGGGTGCTCGAAGCACTGATTGGTAGCGGCAGTCTTGATGGCCTGGGCCTGAACCGCGCTTCGTTGCTGGCCACCTTGCCGGCGGCCATCGGCATGGCCGAGCAGGCCGCCGATGCCGCCGACAGCGGCCAGGTCGACCTGTTTGGCGGTGGTGATGCCGCCCACGTGCCGGTGGTCGCCGCCACCGAAGTCGACGACTTCAACGAGCGCCAGCGGCTTGAAAAAGAACGCGAAACCCTCGGCTTCTATCTGTCCGGTCACCCGATCGACGCGTATCGCAATCTGGTCGACAAGGTGTGCTCGGGCCGCCTGCGTGAGTTGCTTGACGCCCAGGGCGCGCCGCCAACGCCTGGCCCCGACGGCAAGACGGCATGGCAACCGCGGACCCGCGTCATGTTTGCCGCGTGGGTCACCGACCTGCGCTTCTTCAAGGGCGATGTCAGTGCCGATGGGCGGGGTGGGCGCGCCAGTTACAAGGTCACGCTCGATGATCAGGGCGCGCAGATCAGCGTCTGGGTCGATGCCGAACGTTGGCCGGCCTACCAGCACCGCGTCAAAGTCGACAAACTGGTTTTTACGGTTGCCGAGATTGGCCACTCACCGGCGCGGGAGGGTCGTGAGTCCGAGCCGCGGCTGTACAACCCCGAGTTCTTCACCCTTGACCAGATCTATGCCGATCATGCCCAGCGCCTGACCTTGCGCTGGCGCCGCGCCGCTGGCGAGGTGGTGGCGCTGCGGCGGGTGCTGAGCGACGCGCGCGATCCGGCCGGCGTGCCGCTGAGTGTCGAGGTCGACCTGCCGGTGGGGACGGCCACACTCGATCTGCCGCGCGAGTGGCATCTGCGCCTCACCGATGCGCTGATGCAGTCGCTGGTGTCGTGGCTGGGCGAAGACGCGGTCGAGATCAGTTACCGCGCCTATGTGGCGCCCGTGGTCGAGGGACGGCGGCAGCGCAATGCCAGCTTCGTCGCAGCCGATGATGAGGAATAA
- a CDS encoding ribonuclease HII, with the protein MTSVLRVAGVDEAGRGCLAGPVVAAVVVLAQPIEGLRDSKRLSVGARARMADLIKAEALAWAIGDASVAEIDTLNILQASLLAMRRAVAALPWVPDAVEVDGNQDPKGGWPTTCWVGGDDLRPAIMAASILAKTTRDAWMLTLDADRPQYGFALHKGYGTARHLAALADHGPSDQHRMSFAPCQRARAMWA; encoded by the coding sequence ATGACGTCGGTGCTGCGGGTGGCGGGGGTCGATGAAGCCGGGCGGGGCTGCCTGGCCGGACCCGTGGTGGCGGCGGTCGTGGTGCTGGCGCAGCCCATCGAGGGCCTGCGCGACTCCAAGCGCCTGAGCGTTGGCGCGCGCGCCCGCATGGCGGACCTGATCAAAGCCGAGGCGTTGGCTTGGGCCATCGGCGACGCCAGCGTGGCCGAGATCGACACACTCAACATTTTGCAGGCCAGCCTCTTGGCGATGCGCCGCGCGGTCGCCGCCTTGCCGTGGGTGCCCGACGCGGTCGAAGTCGACGGCAATCAGGACCCCAAGGGTGGCTGGCCCACCACCTGTTGGGTGGGCGGCGACGACTTGCGGCCGGCGATCATGGCCGCCAGTATCCTCGCCAAGACCACCCGGGATGCGTGGATGCTCACGCTGGATGCAGACCGTCCACAATACGGTTTTGCCCTGCACAAGGGCTATGGCACGGCGCGCCATCTGGCGGCGCTGGCGGACCATGGTCCCAGCGATCAGCACCGCATGAGCTTTGCCCCGTGCCAGCGTGCGCGGGCGATGTGGGCCTGA
- the lpxB gene encoding lipid-A-disaccharide synthase translates to MRLVFVAGELSGDQLGGAIIEALQRENPQIDCVGLTGPRMDAAGCRSLGSIEQLSLMGLAEILPALPRLFRLRAELIEQIVAERPDAVVSIDAPDFNLGLQQRLRDRGLRTVHVVSPTIWAWRAGRIKTIRKAVEQMLCLFPFEPAYYAGSGVRADFIGHPLADEIVAVPDTATARASLGLADRYTLAVLPGSRSGEVRHLAPVFAQTVARLTETLPGLQVVTPVAKPALREVLDAQIRQWAPAADWHRVDGQAHMAMAAADAVLLASGTATLETLLVGRPMVVGYRTAPLTAWLMLKAGLLKARHVSLPNLLSRAPTVPERLQAACHPQRLSADLLPLLTDPAARQVQLDAFADVRSQLAINAATQAARAILGGLAAAKT, encoded by the coding sequence ATGCGGCTGGTCTTTGTTGCAGGCGAACTTTCCGGCGATCAACTCGGCGGCGCCATCATCGAAGCGCTGCAGCGTGAGAACCCGCAGATCGATTGCGTTGGCCTGACCGGGCCGCGCATGGACGCGGCTGGTTGCCGCAGCCTCGGCAGTATCGAGCAACTGTCATTGATGGGGCTGGCCGAGATTCTGCCGGCCCTGCCGCGGCTGTTTCGGCTGCGCGCCGAGCTGATTGAACAAATCGTCGCCGAACGACCCGATGCGGTCGTCAGCATCGATGCCCCCGACTTCAACCTGGGCCTGCAGCAGCGCCTGCGCGACCGCGGTCTGCGCACCGTTCACGTGGTCAGCCCCACCATTTGGGCATGGCGCGCGGGTCGGATCAAAACCATTCGCAAGGCGGTGGAGCAGATGCTCTGCCTGTTTCCCTTCGAGCCCGCGTATTACGCGGGCAGCGGCGTGCGGGCCGACTTCATTGGCCACCCTTTGGCCGATGAAATTGTCGCCGTGCCAGACACCGCCACTGCGCGCGCGAGTCTGGGCCTTGCCGACCGCTACACCCTGGCCGTGCTGCCCGGCTCGCGAAGCGGCGAAGTGCGGCATCTGGCGCCGGTGTTCGCGCAGACGGTGGCCCGGCTGACCGAGACGCTGCCCGGCTTACAGGTCGTCACGCCGGTGGCCAAACCCGCGTTGCGCGAGGTTCTGGACGCGCAGATCCGCCAATGGGCCCCGGCGGCCGACTGGCATCGGGTCGACGGGCAGGCGCACATGGCCATGGCCGCCGCCGACGCCGTGCTGTTGGCGTCCGGCACCGCGACGCTGGAAACCCTGCTGGTGGGGCGTCCGATGGTGGTCGGCTACCGCACGGCACCGCTGACGGCGTGGCTGATGCTCAAGGCCGGCCTGTTGAAGGCCCGCCACGTCAGCCTGCCCAACCTGCTGAGCCGCGCGCCCACCGTGCCCGAGCGCCTGCAGGCGGCGTGTCACCCGCAACGGCTGAGTGCCGACCTGCTGCCGCTGCTCACCGACCCGGCCGCCCGGCAAGTCCAGCTCGACGCCTTCGCCGACGTGCGCAGCCAGCTCGCCATCAATGCAGCGACGCAGGCCGCGCGGGCAATTCTTGGCGGGCTGGCCGCCGCCAAAACATGA
- the lpxA gene encoding acyl-ACP--UDP-N-acetylglucosamine O-acyltransferase codes for MAKIHPTAIVDGSAEIDASVEVRAYAVIGPQVVIGADSIIHSHAVLDGPMTLGARNEVFSFASIGALSQDISAKRSDPTSTVIGDDNVIREYVSIQRGTMKEWDTKQGQTRIGSRNLIMNYCHVAHDCVLGNDIIMANNASLAGHVEIGDFVGLGGYTLVYQFCRIGAYAFTAFSAGVDGDIPPFMLAHGNPAKVRTVNKTGLKRRGFSAEQIERVEDVFKRIYRSGAPMAEVRAQIAALAVEQNGDDVLSRMAQFLDGGKRPLAR; via the coding sequence ATGGCGAAGATTCACCCGACGGCCATCGTCGACGGCAGCGCCGAGATTGATGCCTCGGTCGAGGTCCGCGCCTATGCCGTGATCGGCCCCCAGGTCGTCATCGGTGCCGACAGCATCATTCACAGTCATGCGGTGCTCGATGGTCCGATGACCTTGGGCGCGCGCAATGAGGTGTTTTCATTTGCCTCCATCGGCGCCTTGTCGCAGGACATTTCGGCCAAGCGCAGCGATCCCACCTCGACGGTGATCGGTGACGACAACGTGATTCGCGAATACGTGTCGATTCAGCGCGGCACGATGAAGGAGTGGGACACCAAGCAGGGCCAAACCCGCATTGGCTCGCGCAACCTGATCATGAATTACTGTCATGTCGCGCACGACTGCGTGCTGGGCAACGACATCATCATGGCGAACAATGCCAGTCTTGCCGGTCACGTCGAAATTGGCGACTTTGTCGGGCTGGGGGGGTACACCTTGGTCTATCAATTCTGTCGCATCGGTGCGTATGCCTTCACCGCGTTTTCGGCCGGCGTGGATGGCGATATCCCGCCGTTCATGCTCGCGCACGGCAACCCGGCGAAGGTGCGCACCGTCAACAAGACCGGCCTGAAGCGGCGCGGCTTTTCGGCTGAGCAGATCGAACGGGTTGAAGATGTCTTCAAGCGCATCTACCGCTCCGGCGCGCCGATGGCCGAGGTGCGTGCGCAAATTGCCGCCTTGGCGGTCGAGCAGAATGGCGATGACGTCCTCAGCCGTATGGCGCAATTCCTGGACGGCGGGAAGCGACCGCTGGCGCGCTGA
- the fabZ gene encoding 3-hydroxyacyl-ACP dehydratase FabZ, with amino-acid sequence MIEARNIIKMLPHRYPFLLVDRVLSHTDDALVAIKNVTVNEPFFPGHFPGEPTMPGVLMLEGMAQACGLLAVIRSGVTADSGLILYFAGIDNARFKRPVVPGDQLRFEVKLVKQKRDLWKFTAEARVGSDLACCADLMCVLRHPDKMQDGT; translated from the coding sequence ATGATCGAAGCGCGCAACATCATCAAAATGCTTCCGCATCGCTATCCATTTTTGCTGGTGGACCGCGTGCTCAGCCACACCGACGACGCATTGGTGGCGATCAAGAATGTCACCGTCAACGAGCCGTTCTTCCCGGGACATTTTCCTGGCGAACCGACCATGCCCGGCGTGCTCATGCTCGAAGGCATGGCCCAGGCCTGCGGTCTGCTGGCGGTGATCCGCAGCGGTGTCACCGCCGACTCGGGACTGATTCTGTATTTTGCCGGCATCGACAACGCGCGCTTCAAGCGCCCGGTCGTCCCCGGTGACCAGTTGCGTTTCGAGGTCAAATTGGTCAAGCAGAAGCGGGACCTCTGGAAATTCACCGCCGAGGCCCGTGTCGGCAGTGACCTGGCGTGCTGCGCCGACCTGATGTGCGTGTTGCGGCACCCGGACAAGATGCAGGACGGCACCTGA
- the lpxD gene encoding UDP-3-O-(3-hydroxymyristoyl)glucosamine N-acyltransferase: MAVWTAAQLAHRFELTLRGDGQTEVTGVCTLTPGHPGRLSFLANPKYRSALADTAASVVVVGVRDAETVRGTALVARDPYLAFARISALFDVQPACVPGIHPTAVVDATARVDPDAEIGPLVVIDAGATIGAGARIAAHSHVGLNVVIGEGTRLEGRNWIGPNCIVGARCRLNAGCVIGARGFGLAPTPDGWEEVPQLGRVVIGDDVEIGANACVDRGAIDDTVIESGAKLDDLVMVAHNCRIGARTAIAAQTGMAGSTNIGARCLIGGAVGISGHLTIGDDVVLLGRSMVTHSLPEKGTYGSGWPVVPAREWRKQVARMRRLDRTEAKIKRLEARLGLESAPEQEGEPT, translated from the coding sequence ATGGCGGTCTGGACAGCCGCGCAGCTTGCGCACCGATTCGAGCTGACGCTGCGCGGCGACGGTCAGACCGAAGTGACCGGGGTGTGCACACTCACCCCCGGTCACCCCGGACGCCTCAGCTTTCTCGCCAATCCCAAATACCGCAGTGCGCTGGCCGACACGGCGGCGTCGGTGGTGGTGGTCGGTGTGCGTGACGCCGAGACCGTGCGCGGTACGGCATTGGTGGCACGCGATCCGTATCTGGCGTTTGCCCGCATCTCCGCGCTGTTCGACGTGCAACCCGCGTGCGTGCCCGGCATCCATCCGACCGCCGTGGTCGATGCCACGGCCAGGGTCGATCCCGATGCCGAGATTGGCCCGTTGGTGGTGATCGATGCCGGTGCGACGATCGGCGCAGGCGCGCGCATCGCCGCGCACAGTCATGTGGGGCTCAACGTCGTCATCGGTGAGGGCACGCGGCTCGAAGGACGGAACTGGATCGGCCCGAACTGTATCGTCGGGGCGCGGTGCCGACTGAATGCCGGCTGCGTCATCGGTGCACGCGGTTTCGGGCTGGCGCCGACGCCGGATGGCTGGGAAGAAGTGCCGCAGCTCGGGCGCGTGGTCATCGGCGACGATGTCGAGATCGGCGCCAATGCTTGCGTTGACCGCGGGGCGATCGACGACACGGTGATCGAGTCGGGTGCCAAGCTCGATGACCTGGTGATGGTGGCGCACAACTGCCGTATCGGTGCACGAACCGCCATCGCCGCGCAGACCGGCATGGCGGGGTCCACCAATATCGGTGCGCGTTGCCTGATCGGCGGGGCAGTCGGTATTTCCGGACACCTCACCATCGGCGATGATGTGGTGCTGCTGGGACGCAGCATGGTCACGCATTCATTGCCCGAAAAGGGCACCTACGGCTCGGGATGGCCGGTGGTCCCCGCGCGTGAATGGCGCAAGCAGGTCGCACGCATGCGCCGGCTTGACCGCACGGAAGCAAAAATCAAAAGGCTGGAGGCCAGACTCGGTCTCGAATCCGCACCGGAACAAGAAGGGGAACCCACATGA
- a CDS encoding OmpH family outer membrane protein gives MFQKTFTVAILFAALAAAAPLSVHAQGDLKIGAIRTADIVLESPQFKAGAERMKAEFERRQADLQAGAKKFQEDAEKFQREADFMANDARATREKDLNSRRIDLGLQQRQLQEDMQNRDRELTEDMRERINAVITEVAGELGYDLVVQDPAFASEAMDITDEVLQRLKAKP, from the coding sequence ATGTTTCAGAAGACATTTACCGTTGCCATCCTGTTTGCCGCACTGGCGGCGGCTGCCCCTCTGAGTGTTCACGCGCAGGGCGATCTGAAGATTGGCGCCATCCGCACCGCCGACATCGTGCTGGAGTCGCCGCAGTTCAAAGCCGGCGCCGAGCGGATGAAGGCCGAATTCGAGCGCCGTCAGGCCGACTTGCAGGCCGGCGCCAAAAAATTCCAGGAAGACGCCGAAAAGTTCCAGCGCGAGGCCGACTTCATGGCCAATGACGCCCGTGCGACCCGTGAGAAGGACCTGAATTCACGACGGATCGATCTGGGTCTCCAGCAGCGCCAGCTTCAGGAAGACATGCAGAACCGTGACCGCGAACTGACCGAAGACATGCGCGAGCGCATCAACGCGGTCATCACCGAGGTTGCCGGCGAGCTCGGTTATGACCTGGTCGTGCAGGATCCCGCGTTTGCCAGCGAAGCCATGGACATCACCGACGAAGTGCTGCAACGCCTCAAAGCCAAGCCCTGA